From Actinosynnema mirum DSM 43827, a single genomic window includes:
- a CDS encoding inosamine-phosphate amidinotransferase 1, translated as MSNTTHSEVSTTLPGVWSCNEWDPLVEVIVGNALGARLPHPDKSTNLAEFAGYSLDEIPTGAFPDRIIEEAEEDLAAMVKSLEDLDIVVRRPDTWPHDEVVSTPFWSTKGYYNYCPRDIFLVLGNQIIETPNVIRGRFLEAHSYREILMEYFKAGAKWYSAPKPMLLDTLFEVDHELPIPREDEPVFDAANVLRFGRDLVYLISSTGNELGAQWLQTILGDEFKVHVCRIDYHGSHIDTSVVALRPGLLLCNPERVTREMLPSIFDKWEVIYSPPMVGADRFDSDYLARSIGSSWIDMNLFSVSPELVVVDRDQLPLIKLIEEHGIDVLPLKLRHSRMMGGGFHCATLDTKRKGSLENYFD; from the coding sequence ATGAGCAACACCACCCACAGCGAGGTGTCCACGACCCTTCCGGGCGTGTGGAGCTGCAACGAATGGGACCCGTTGGTAGAGGTGATCGTCGGAAACGCCCTCGGAGCACGGCTTCCCCATCCCGACAAGAGCACGAATCTCGCGGAGTTCGCCGGCTACTCCCTCGACGAGATCCCCACCGGCGCCTTCCCGGACCGGATCATCGAGGAAGCCGAAGAGGACCTCGCCGCGATGGTCAAGTCGCTGGAAGACCTCGACATCGTCGTCAGGAGGCCGGACACCTGGCCGCACGACGAGGTCGTGTCCACCCCCTTCTGGTCCACGAAGGGGTACTACAACTACTGCCCTCGGGACATCTTCCTGGTCCTGGGAAACCAGATCATCGAGACGCCGAACGTCATCCGCGGCCGGTTCCTCGAAGCGCACAGCTACCGCGAAATCCTGATGGAGTACTTCAAGGCCGGCGCGAAGTGGTACAGCGCGCCGAAACCGATGCTGCTGGACACCCTCTTCGAGGTGGATCACGAGCTGCCGATCCCCAGGGAGGACGAGCCTGTCTTCGACGCGGCCAACGTGCTGAGGTTCGGCCGGGACCTCGTTTATCTGATCAGTTCGACCGGCAACGAACTGGGCGCGCAGTGGCTGCAGACGATCCTGGGCGATGAGTTCAAGGTTCACGTGTGCCGGATCGACTACCACGGCAGCCACATTGACACGTCCGTGGTCGCGCTGAGGCCCGGCTTGTTGCTGTGCAACCCGGAACGGGTGACGCGAGAGATGCTGCCGTCGATCTTCGACAAGTGGGAGGTCATCTACAGCCCGCCGATGGTCGGCGCCGACCGGTTCGACAGCGACTACCTGGCCCGCTCCATCGGGAGCAGCTGGATCGACATGAACCTCTTCAGCGTGAGCCCCGAGCTCGTCGTCGTGGACCGGGACCAGCTTCCCCTGATCAAGCTCATCGAAGAGCACGGCATCGACGTCCTGCCGTTGAAGCTCCGTCATTCGCGGATGATGGGTGGCGGCTTCCACTGCGCGACCCTGGACACCAAGCGCAAAGGCAGTCTGGAGAACTACTTCGACTGA